A section of the Centroberyx gerrardi isolate f3 chromosome 8, fCenGer3.hap1.cur.20231027, whole genome shotgun sequence genome encodes:
- the LOC144539617 gene encoding nuclear factor 7, ovary-like, producing the protein MAEKTACFESFLSCHVCSETFRDPVSLGCGHSFCSSCLKQFWEQAKNKNCPFCKRKSSKEDPEVNFTLKELADYAGRQKAGSSETDKGEEKVEVVCSKHPEVPKWFCKDEQRAVCPVCEFPLHHGHKVVPIEEAVSDLKEELKSDLKSLQDKRNKYKEVEETYNKVVQHSKKQLVATERQIRAEFNKLHQFLKEEEEARLEALREEEEQKGKTITREMKIIQEKISSLSDSISAVEEDLQKHNVPFLTSYKPTQTSARAQCSLSDPQLVSGALIDVAKHLGNLSFRVWEKMKGKVKFSPVILDPNTANPCLYLSDDLTSVRCGDTKQLPDNPERHSYGVTVLGSEGFSSGKHSWEVEVGDHPGWNVGLAKESIDRKGKRYATPEYGIWCLVHRSGKYTNGLGETVTVKKSLQRIRVQLDYDRGDLSFYDSEDKTQIYTHRDTFTEKLYPYFYVVKAGDAETIDIKVCQAEVSL; encoded by the coding sequence ATGGCTGAGAAAACTGCTTGTTTTGAAAGTTTCCTGAGTTGCCATGTGTGTTCAGAGACTTTCAGAGATCCTGTGTCTCTGGGCTGCGGCCACAGCTTCTGTTCCAGCTGCCTGAAACAATTCTGGGaacaagctaaaaacaaaaactgtcctTTTTGTAAGAGAAAATCCTCCAAGGAAGATCCAGAAGTGAACTTTACACTGAAGGAACTAGCTGACTATGCTGGGAGACAGAAAGCTGGGTCATCTGAGACagataaaggagaggagaaagtggaggTGGTGTGTAGTAAACATCCAGAAGTGCCTAAATGGTTCTGTAAGGACGAGCAGAGagctgtgtgtcctgtctgtgaGTTCCCTCTCCACCACGGTCACAAGGTGGTTCCTATAGAAGAAGCAGTCAGTGACCTGAAGGAGGAGCTGAAATCTGACTTAAAGTCTCTGCAGGACAAGAGGAACAAATACAAAGAGGTTGAGGAGACATACAACAAAGTGGTTCAACACTCCAAGAAACAGCTGGTggccacagagaggcagatcagAGCAGAGTTCAACAAGCTCCACCAGTtcctgaaagaggaagaggaggccagacTGGAGgctctgagggaggaagaggagcagaaggggAAGACTATCACCAGAGAGATGAAGATCATTCAGGAGaagatctcctctctctcagacagtaTCTCTGCTGTTGAAGAAGACCTGCAGAAACACAATGTGCCATTCCTCACCAGTTATAAACCCACTCAGACCAGCGCCAGAGCCCAGTGCTCACTGTCAGATCCACAACTGGTCTCAGGAGCGCTGATAGATgtggccaaacacctgggcaacctgtCCTTCAGAGTCTGGGAGAAGATGAAGGGGAAGGTCAAGTTCAGTCCTGTCATTCTGGATCCAAACACTGCAAACccctgtctctatctgtctgatGACCTGACCAGTGTGAGATGTGGAGACACAAAGCAGCTCCCTGACAACCCAGAGAGACACAGTTACGGTGTCACTGTTCTGGGCTCTGAGGGCTTCAGCTCAGGGAAACACagctgggaggtggaggtgggagatCATCCTGGCTGGAATGTTGGTTTGGCAAAAGAGTCAATTGACAGGAAGGGGAAGCGATATGCCACACCAGAATATGGAATCTGGTGTTTAGTGCATCGCAGTGGAAAATACACTAATGGGCTTGGTGAGACCGTCACAGTGAAGAAGAGTCTCCAGAGGATCAGAGTCCAGCTGGACTATGACAGGGGGGATCTGTCCTTCTACGACTCTGAGGACAAGACTCAGATCTACACTCACAGAGACACtttcactgagaaactctacccatATTTCTATGTTGTAAAGGCTGGTGATGCAGAGACCATTGATATCAAAGTCTGTCAAGCTGAGGTTTCTCTGTGA